The Candidatus Eremiobacteraceae bacterium genome includes the window CAGTGATCGGGTTTGGTGAACACCTGCCAGCCGCCCTGATTCACCATGGGCTCGATGGCGAGGACCATTCCGCTTTTCAACTTTGCGCCGGCTCCGCGCTTGCCGAAATTGGGCACTTGCGGCTCCTCGTGCAGATTGCGCCCGATGCCGTGACCCACCAACTGGCGCACCACGGAGTACCCGCGCGCTTCGACAAAAGTCTGAACCGCGTTGCCGATGTCCGAGACGTGCGCGCCTGGCTTCACCTCGCGGATGCCGACGTAGAGCGCCTCTTCCGTGGCTTTGAGCAGGGCCTTCGCCTCGACCGAGATCTCGCCGATGCCGACCGTGCACGCCATGTCCGAATACCAGCCGTCCACGATCGAACCGATGTCCAATTTGAGCAAGTCACCGTCGCGCAAGATCCTCTCACCCGGAATCCCATGCACGACTTCTTCGTTGACGGACAGACAAATGGACCCGGCAAATCCGTGATATCCAAGGAAGGCCGGTTCACCACCCTGCGCCCGGATGAGCTTCTCGGCCAAACCGTCGATGTGTTTTGTGGTCATGCCCGGCGCGACCGAGCCGCAAAGCTCGGCGAGCACGGAGGCGTTGACGCGCCCACTCGTGCGCATCTTGCGCAGTTCGCCTTCGGACTTGCACTGAATCATATGGTTGCCGCCGCGACCGGGGGCACTGCCGCGATAATGGCGGCGAACACCGCGTCCACCGTTGCCGTGCCGTCGATCTTCACGAGTTTGCCGGCGCCGCCGTAGTACGAGAGCAGCGGCGCGGT containing:
- the map gene encoding type I methionyl aminopeptidase, coding for MIQCKSEGELRKMRTSGRVNASVLAELCGSVAPGMTTKHIDGLAEKLIRAQGGEPAFLGYHGFAGSICLSVNEEVVHGIPGERILRDGDLLKLDIGSIVDGWYSDMACTVGIGEISVEAKALLKATEEALYVGIREVKPGAHVSDIGNAVQTFVEARGYSVVRQLVGHGIGRNLHEEPQVPNFGKRGAGAKLKSGMVLAIEPMVNQGGWQVFTKPDHWTVVTADGKLSAHFEHTVAIAPGGYEILTVTGDDMAKGGWVGSTETQRSAQAVR